The Aggregatilinea lenta genome includes a region encoding these proteins:
- the rpsG gene encoding 30S ribosomal protein S7, translated as MPRRYRPPQREVEPDVKYNNVRITMFVNRMMFGGKKSTALRVVYDAMALIEERAKRDPVEVFETGLRNATPMLEVKPRRVGGSTYQVPVEVGADRANSLAMRWLLAAARARGGRSMAEKLAAEFMDAANNQGAAIKKKEDTHRMAEANRAFAHYRW; from the coding sequence ATGCCCAGAAGATACCGTCCACCTCAACGCGAAGTTGAACCGGATGTGAAGTACAACAACGTTCGCATCACGATGTTCGTCAACCGGATGATGTTCGGTGGCAAGAAGAGCACCGCGCTGCGCGTTGTGTACGATGCAATGGCGCTGATTGAAGAGCGGGCCAAGCGTGATCCGGTCGAAGTCTTCGAAACCGGTCTGCGCAACGCGACCCCTATGCTCGAAGTGAAGCCCCGCCGCGTCGGTGGCTCGACCTATCAGGTGCCGGTCGAAGTGGGCGCGGATCGCGCTAACTCGCTGGCGATGCGCTGGCTGCTGGCCGCAGCACGGGCGCGGGGTGGCCGCAGCATGGCTGAGAAGCTGGCCGCGGAGTTCATGGACGCCGCCAACAATCAGGGCGCGGCGATCAAGAAGAAGGAAGACACCCACCGTATGGCGGAAGCCAACCGCGCGTTTGCACACTATCGTTGGTAA